tgagTTCTGCTAGAATTATCCTAGTTTTAGAAAGAACAATTCACGGTGAGCACAATAGAGCAGCAAATATTTCTATGAACTACAAATCCCAAGTCTTGTGAGTTTGTGTAATAAAGCTGCTGATGCTTTAGCAAAAGCTGCCAGGAATCataatctttgtggggaatggtgGTCACATCCACCTGATGTTGTAATTCCTCACTTAACTAATGATGTAAGACTATGCTCTGTTTAATATGATATtctctttgttcaaaaaaaaaagccCCAAAAGCCCCAACTCTACTCGGCTTTAAATGCAACATACGTGACAACATCGGGCTGGAGCCGGAGAGCGGCCAACGAAGGTACTGATGTACGAGGGAGCATCAGATCTCTATGGAATGAATTTGTTAGTTAGGTTAGGTTAAGTTAATGCTGATACTAGTTCCAGTTAGACAGATCAAGCAATGTAAACTTATTTAGAGCAAAAGCCTATGGGTAGTCTTCAAATGGAGACTAACTCTTTCCCATATGAACGTGTGAAGCTATTATGGACAAATACAAAAAAAGACACTACACGGGAGACAGTCTTCCGATTAGTTAAAAAGAATTGGATTTTGGACCaaacgggggactgtcccccgtccacaaaaaaaaaatcttcatagACGGGGGACAATCCCCGTCAAacaaaaaaacctacaaaaagGCTACATAGACGAGGATGCTACATAGACGGGGATAGTCCCCCgtcaaaaaaaaaacgaaaaaaaaaaaagtttttaacAGGGGACTGTCCCCCGTTTTGTACTAAAAGTTTCTTTTTTCTGACGTGGGATAGTCCCCCGTCTAGCATGAAACTCTCAACTACTCGTTCGACTGAACGAGTGTGTAGAAGAATTTGGGGGAAAAGTGGGTTGAAACCTACCCATAGGGGAGCCTAATTTGCTCAAATCGGTAGTGCACTCTTTCATTTGAAAGGGTGACACTACCCATAGCCGTTGCTCTTAGTTCAGAATGGTAAACTAAGCATATaaggaaataaaaagaaaaggctAGTACAGTTCGACTCCAACTAATCTGGACTTTACCAAGTCTTTTAAATTTACTTTTTATCcgcaaaaataagataaaatgctCTTGAGTGCCTCTGACAGGCGTCTTTTGATGTTGACACAAAAGACTGCCCAGATTTATATCGGTCGAAAAAAGTACAGCGCAGGTTCAAATTCGAAAAGCTTTGATCCTACTACCAAGTACCAACCAAACAGGCTACGCATTATATGTAGACTTGAATGCAGGAAGGCCGGAAATGTGACAGCCACTTTGTCTACTGCTCTTTTCCTCGAAAGTAAAGGAAAAATAACATAACTTGGCAAAGGTAAGTTGCTATAAATTTAATGAATGCCACGTTGAGGAGTCCATTTTACATCAGGACTTTTGAGGTAAAATCTACGCAAGAAACTGGGTGAGGTTCATTTAACCACACAAGTAGGTTACTGCTAGAATTTTTAAGATTTCATTTCCCCATACTGCTAGAATTTTTATTATCTGAAAACAgagaaggaaaataaataaagaatgaAACAGGCATAAACCAATATCCAAAAGACAGCAGAGAGGATTCTCCAACAAATTACCTGATCATTTCGCTCTCCTTAAATTGGTCTAGCTCTAGGCAGACTTTGGTTCCCTGACAATTCACTCCTCTCATCATGGACACCAAGTTTGACGATGAACGTAGCTGTGCTACCCTTGTCTATGCCCTCACTTTCGATCCATATGTGACCATCCATCAGATTCACAAACCTAATTTCATTCAAAAGAGGTACGACCATAACATCTCATTAACTACAATCTTTCAAAAGCATGTTATTGGATATATATGCATAAAGTTTGCAGCTTATTCTAATCCACTAATAAGTTATCAGTTCTCACACAAAAATTACTATACTCGTTCTTCTGAATTTCACCTTTTACAGAGAGCCAACCCTAGCCCAGCTCCTTCATTACTTCGATTAGTTCCACTTCGAGAATCAGTAAATTTAGTAAAAATATGTGGGAGATCTTGCAGAGTAATCCCGTTACCAGAATCTTTAACCTGCATAAGGAGATCTGTGTCACAATGGGCATGAAACAAGCAAATGAAAAATCATCCCAGGTTCGCACCGCTAGCATCAGAGACAAGAATTGCTACATAATTTACATGTACTTTAAAGACAAAAAGTTACCATGCTGAGATTGATAATCTACTGCCCAATGTCCAAGGAAGTCACCTTGTCCAGAATATAACAACCAAATTCTAAAGAGAAGTAATTTCCTTGTTTTTGTGCTTGTGGATGATATTTTTATGATAATCTTttctatgtttttatttattagtTTTGGGTTTCAAGTCAAGAAAGTGGAAAAATACTTTCACCGCATATAAATCCTAAGATTTATTTACCTGCACACGCAAGTAGAAGTGGCCATCAATTGATATTGGGTAGAACTCAGGGACTCGCCAGTCTCTGAGGGATTCTGGTTTAGCTACTGAAGCTACTGCAGTAACGTAACCTTCCTTAGTGAACCTCACTGCATTACCCAGAATATTCAAGAAAGTCTGCATGATTCGCTTCTCATCACCAATAGCAAATACAGGTAAATCTGGGGACAGTATCAATGTCAATGCTATCTTCTTCACAGTTGAGACAGGCTTTACCAAACTTATCACCTACAGTAGAAACAGATAAAAGTTCAAGAAATCGCAAAGATGTTTGCCTTGGGCTCAAGATACTGTAGGAGAAGAATATTTGTTTCGCCGGAAAGCAATTCGGGATAGATACCTCTCTGAATACTCCATGAAGATTGAAAACCTCATTATCTAGTTCAAGGCTTCCATCTTCAAGTCTTGAAAGCTCAAGAACATCATTAATAAGAGTCTCCAAAAGTTGACTACTCTTTAGGACTGTTTCTACCATCGCCCGTTGCTCTGGACTTGATTCGATTTCTAAAAGTAGGGAGGATAAGGCAATAATTGCCTGCATTGGTGTTCGCATTTCATGGTTCATAACAGCTAGGAAATCATTCCGAGCACGGATCGCCATCTCTGCCTCTCGTCGAGCTAAATCTAATGCAACATTCTGCTCCATGAGTAGATCACGCGCCCTCATAGACTCTTCGAGAATCGCAGCATGTGACAGAGCAACAGCGACCTGAACCAAAAAAATGGAAGTGAAAGCACGCGTCATTTAATAGCCCGCAACTGTAGTATTCATATGTCTTAACCAAATTTTATTAGATTTTCAAGACACTTCTCAATGGAACTACATTCATCATTCAACAAATTATGCAACCACAGCTAAATGAACGATGATTTATGCAGAATCATAAACTTCAAAATTATAATCTTCTAAGATGTTTCACATATCCCGAACCTGATCGGCAACAACTTCTACGAGTTCCAATTCATTGGTGTGCCACTTTCTTGCGCTATCAGTTGGGAGCATCAAAACCATCACGGCATACGCATAGCTTTTGGCAGAGTGCTCAGGCCAATCATCAATTTGGAAACTTGAGAGATGCAAAAGTGGAACTCGCACAGCAACAACCTCTGGGGGGGCAAATCTTCCGTTGGTAGTTCTTATCCTTGCCAATGGAGAGTTGTGAGGAATCCGTATCGCTTCATTGCTGTTAAAGATTTGAGTGACTATTGGAAGATTAATTTGAACTGTGGATCCAACGGGTATTTGGTGGCGTAAGGTATGAGAAAGTTGCAGAGTTGACCCACTGCGTGATGGCATCCACAGTGCACATTCTTCCAAGTCTAGTGTCCTACCAAGCTCAACAAGGGTGGTCTTCAATATATTATGCCTATCCAGGGTGCTCCTAATTTCATGAGTCAGCATTCTTACATGTCTTCCGGTTTCTTCTTGCGTACGTATAAGGCCCATCTCCCTATCAAGTTCTTCAGCCTTATTCTTCAAAAATAACTCCCTTGTCTTAACACTTAGTAAATCAGGAATAATGTGAACAAGCATCAGTGCTGTAACACATGAGACACCAGCACAGGCCACTTTTGCAACCGTCATCACGATTGCCAGGGTTTTGGAGTGCGTATTGTAAGTCCACAAGTTTATCAGGTGTGTTGCTCCGCATAGAACAATGAAAGCTCCAAATTGCATTAGAACCCATCTATAAGGAAAGAATGAGGATCTATGGATAAAGTATATGAGTTCCATTGGGATGGAGAAGTATGCAAGCGCAATAAAGAAATCTGACAAATACTGATATTTCATCAGTAGTTCATCAGCCCATTGTGTTTCAACACAGTCACAAGACTCCATATTGCCCCTATCCCGCTATCCCTGAGTACACGAAACAATAGAATATTTAGAATAAAAGCCTGGACCACATAAGATCTAGATCCACACTGTAATTTCCGACAAAGAGTTCACTAATGTTAGCTTACTTAACTCAGTGACCTCCATATTCTCTAAACCATTAAAAAAGCAACAGAAAAACTATAGAACCGACCACAACGTTGTACGCAAAACATGTGTTGAAGGCCTTTATGTTGAAAAGTTGGTAGTCAAAACAATCAAATATGGCTAAGGATACTATCCAAAATGTAGATCAAGAACTTTTGTAATGCCGGATTCAGATTATATTGATGACTGGAATGTCAGTAGCAGCATATGAAAGGGAATAATTTGCCATGACCAAAAAATCCTCAACAACCCCAGGGCAGTTAGGGTCCTCATGGGGTTGATCTAAGAGCAACTTTTGATGTGGATGATCTCCTCTTTCCCCATCACGCATAGCTTCCTTCCATTGGAGCATTGCCCCTCTTTTCCAATTACATGACTGGGTAACTGTTTACTAATAGCTTATTACCATAGAACTGGCAGCACACATCAATATCTTTAAAGTTTCAAGGTAAATACTAAATGCACTAACAAGTAAAACCAGGAAATCGGAATTCTAAATTCTATTGCACGGATCTCTGTGAAGAAGACGGATAGACCCGTGTTCaaatggaacgctagaaactagaCAATTAAACATGCCTAATTAACCATTTCACAACTAATACTCCAATAATAACCAACAAAGACCTTCAACTAATCACAGCAAAAATTATAGAGTGCATATTATAAAAACTACAAGATCACAATACAAATTTATAATACAATCTAGAAAAACAGGAGCCTTACCTATTACACTCCTATAAAATCTTAGCATTCAATGATTTAGCAGAACTGACGAATGCTTACACTGACATTTTCTTCCTCGATTTCCCTAAGAATTGTTTATGAGAACGCCAAAAGAAAAGACTAGAATTCTGGATGTTGTATGTTCTAAAGTTCTACAATGCTGTGTTTATTTATATCTGTAAACTCACAGATACGGAAAATCTGTTCATATCTTGGGGTCTTCTTGGTTACTGAACCTAGACAAACACTAGTCATTTTATTCTGGCGAGCCGGTCAGGATGCAAGAGGAGTGTACCTTGGAGATTCCGCCTCAGAATTTAGTAAAGATTTTGTTTTTCAACTATAATCTAAATCCTTTATTGTCACTACATCCTTGATTCCTTTCTATAAGAATATCACTCATAATAAGTAATGTGCAGTCCCTCTGAACTGACTGCACAAAATAACGTATCAAGGTATTCAAGAATCTACCTGTTGAGATGTTTAGTTGCTACATGGGATAAGAGCACGTTAGAACTATATCAAACATTCATTTAAGACATGTTCAAAACAAATTAGATAAGAACAATAATAGCTATCTTACTATGTACTGGGTACAGATGATAACTTCAGTTTATTTGCACCAATGTAGTCTTCTGAAGGTGAGTGTTTACTGGTTACCTCTCCTTGTTCAATGAAATATTTAACTGCCTTTCCCTACATATAATACGAAAGTAATGATCTATCAAAGCATGATAAAGTTGGTTTTATTATTAATAAGTTTTCATACGTGACAAAGATACTGCATTAGATCTGATAACGATTCAGGCAACAAACAAGCACTCATAAAACAACTTACTAATCTGCACCAaactatttgttttattttgcgtttcttgttattattattattattttgaagtaaaagaataATTTGGTTTCATGGCAATTGTCAAGAAGATGAATTAAACTTCTGTTTCGTTTTGTAAACCATGTTTGCTTAACCTCCGGTCACATCCAAAATGGTAAAGAAACAAAGAAACTGCATACTAAGACTAAAGAGCTAACAAAATACCCAATTCTTGATACACAACCAAACCACCTACTGGTGGTAGGACCAACAATTCTATTATCAAGAACAGACTTCTTGGGAACAGACTTAATATTTCAGATAAATGAAGATCACTTTTAGTTGGAGAAAGATAGCAATTTCAATGAGTCTCCTTTCACTTTCAGTCAAGTACATGTATGTAGCTGTTTCCCAGGACTAACAAGCAATGCCAGTAAACAAAATGATACAATCAAGTTTCCATTTAGCACATCTACTTTTTTCACCGTGTCCATAAAGCACCTTTAACCACTTCCCGATCATGTTTGTTTCAGTATGTACATAAACAGCATTTTTCATTACACTTTTCTTATCTTTCCATCTACCCACAATAAAGACCACCTAACTATTCACTTTCCAAAAGATTGTCTCTTTTTCCCATAGATAAAGATCAAAGTAACATCATGTGATCCCTAAATTCAACATAAGAAACATGCTCTCCGCTCCTGTAGTTACCTTAGTACATTTTAGACAACCTAAAATTAGCAAATCAATATAGCAATCAAAAAGTAATAGAAGCTAAAAGCCTAAAACTTATCAGTAGTAAGTAATATTGACTTAAAGTGATTTGAGTTTCAGTCTCTAACCCTAGCTAGTTTGCATTTGATCTGAATAAAATATTCCCACCTAATTTTCCAACAAAAAACAGTATGTACCATAATTAATCAAGACTATCTAGCACCAAAATGATGAATCGAGTAGCTATTAAATACACATAAAAGCTTCAAACCAGACAAGAATTAttcaaataaattaaaaaaaaaggattaccgAGAGCTAGAGAAGTGGAAACAGAGTAGTGGTAGTTGAGATTTGTGAAAGAAAGTTGTTTACGTTaatggtgatgaagaagatgatgcttTTCAGTGTATCCGATCGGAAATGAGGAATAAGATCATCTCCTTCATCCATGATGGTGTGgtgaaatcttcttcttcactcactctttttctctttctcaagAGAGTGattctgtctctctctctctccagaaTAATAAATAAGTAGTAATAATAAAGGGTTTCCATAACGTACTAAACCCGTTGTTCGtataaataaagaagaagaaaagaaagaaaggacGGAAATAGGGGGAGGAAAATCAACATTATATCTTTCTTTTTCACGGGACGGACACGAAAAGACATCTATCGTAATTTTTAGAACGGCACGTGCTTTCAACTGCTTTGGATCCAACGACAGAGCATCCTTTTTACCCACGTGATACACCCATGCTTAAACCCTTCTGGTGTTGTCTCTGCATACTAGTGGTGCACAGTGACACCACTGACCACACCATGATTTTTTTCATTAAGACCAACCCACATTTCCAAAAAggattatttttggttttgggttaGAGTTAGAGGGTGGGGGCGTTGCTGCTATTTCATTGACCGGGATCGGCTATAGGTCGAGAACAAGTTGCTGCTAAGTGCTATTGATTTTTTGGGTTCAAATGATGAGGATGAAATTCAGATACAAAGAATATTTATGGCACAACATGGTACATTAATATTGATTGTCCTCAAATCACAGTGATTAAGAATAGTGGGAATTACATAAATGCCCATCCTTCTCATGGACTTCAAAAATACTCTTGTCCGCTATATTAATACCCTTAATCTAAAAACAAGGAAATTTAATTAGCAGATACTTCCTTTAATACTCCTAATTCATTCGatactttttcttcttcattactaAAAACCGAAAATCAACTTATTTATTGTCATCTCCGCCAGTACATCTTCACAGTCGCCtccgccaccacctccaccatcatcaccacctctgcGACTACTATCAACTCCGCGCGCCGCCAACAAAGTGATGCCCTAGAAAATAACGATGTCAGATTTTAGCATTAGgttttgcttcttcttcttttaatgaGATCCATCAACATCATTTGCAGAAGATTTATGCTGAATTGATGTAGAAAATGCGATGAAAATCATCCACAACAACTGAAAACAAGATACATCAACAAAAAGTGATACTAAAAGATACGTATAATTTAAGTTCAGTTGAGTTGATTTTTAATTGATCAAAATCGTGATTTTTTAAATTCAATTGAGTTATGTTtgtatgttaaaaaaaaaattagaatttcTGTGTCTGAATCAGATTAAGCTGTGTTCTGTCTTTGTTTTTGGAATTGTTGATTTAAGAAGTTGTGTATCAGTTCTTGTGACTGTTTTAtgttggtggtgatggagttTGAGATCAATTTTCCAATTAGTTAATCTAGAGAAATTAGGATAATCCAGGGTCATACACTGTTGTTATTGTAGATATAGTGTTAGTGGATGTTGTGGTGGTCGTAGGTGTTGTTTCATCTGGAAGTAATTGTTGTGATTTGTTATTCTTGTTACGGTGGTGGTTGATGTGCTTTTAGCAGTGCTGGTGGTAATGGATCTCGTGGTGGTGGCACTGGTGGTGATTTTTGTGTTTGCAATAACGGTGTTGGTAGTGGATTTTGGTGCagtggaggtgatgatggtggtcaACAACCAacgtttgtgtatcaacaatggaaaaatggaatcaacaaccaatatgtgtgtatcaacaatagaaattgatcttagtgtaaggagtcaacaacaaatatttgtgtatcaacaatagaaattgaccttagtttagggagtcaacaaccaatgtttgtgtatcaacaatggaaaaatggaatcaagaaccaatatttgtgtatcaacaatagaaattgatcttagtgtaaggagtcaacaacaaatatttgtgtatcaacaatagaaattgaccttagtttagggagtcaacaaccaatgtttgtgtatcaacaatagaaaaatggaatcaacaaccaaatttgacaaatgtttttgaacttttgattttttggatcaactttagTTGTTGACACCTAATATTGATGGAGGCGGCGGCGGTAGCGGCATCGGTGGTGGTGGAAACAACAACAATAGTGGTGGTGTGTGGCGGTGGTGGAATATTATTGGTGGTTGTATTTAGTAAGTGGTGGTGGTAGCggagtggtggtggtgctggagtggtggtggcggcggtgctgttggtggtggtgaaatgGTGCTGCTGGTGGATGTGaaataatagaaaaatctattttttaatggataagatttttaaatggaaaataatattgtaagtgagggtattaaggtaatctattttttaatggataaggtatttaaatgataggggtatttatattgttgtataagggtatatttattgggtgtcaaaactaaGGGTATTTAATAAATTTACCCTTAAGAATATTTGTCAATGTCCCTGATGGCAATTTAATCCAAACATATCACTTTGATCTATAATTGGAGTGCAACTTTGTGCACTCCTcaaaaccggggtgcacattcTGACCCCAATTATTCGTCTCTTTTCCAATTATCTGGTTCTCTAAAActgtcttttattttattttttgtttaaagtATCGTTGgaaatatagaaaaataaaaggTACGCTCTTTTTCAGGATCTATTAACTATTCGTTCTCCTTCTTTTCTCTATCTTCCttacgaacaaaaaaaaaatgaagagtcGACTCAAGCAGGGATGAGAACTTAAACTCAAACAAAGCAGAACTTAACATAACAGTTTTCCACTTTTATTAGAAACCCTAACAGCAACAACATGTTGGAAGATCAAAATAAATATTATGATTCCGTTGGTGATCTAGCTCGTGAACAATGGaggtaaaaaaaattatgtttatTTTCCTTCCTCTTATTTTTGCTAGTATTGTCGTGAGTTTGGCTTTATTTACTTTGATTCATATAACTTATGAAATGGTTTACTAATCCAGGGTCATTCGTGAAATAATTACACTTGTGAAGATGAATGGAATACTGATGGTAATTGTATCGAAGAATCAGAATATGGTAATTGTATCAAAGAATCAAAAGATTGTTTGGGTTTTGAAAGTGATTGTGAAATGATAAATGGGTACTGCGAAAAGGGTGAAAATCATATGACCGGAGAAACAAAAAGTACTGAGGCTATGTATGAAAATCCAAAGATTGGAATGATATTTAACACAATAGATGAAGCTTATGGATATTATAATAGATATACAAGAAAGATTGGTTTTAGTGTGAGGAAACAAAGATCAAGCAGAAACAGATCTGATTGAAGCAAAATTCATCGAGTACTTCTAGTTTGTAGTTGTGAAGGTGTATACCGGAAAGTAAGAACgcctaagaagaagaaaaggcctGAGAGAATATTTGAATGTAAAGCAATGTTTGAGTTTAAACTTTGTGATGATGGAAAGTATGAAGTAATCGATTTTTATGCAGATCATACACACAGTCTAGTACCATTGTAGGGTTCTCATTATTTGAAGTCCAAAGAAAAATTGAAGTTCCACATCAGGGAATTATCACTAAAATGTGTGATTCTGGCATAAAACCAGCAGAGATTTACTCATATTTGCGTGAAGAATCTGGCTGCGCTAAAAATATCAACTTCACCAAAAAGGATTCTAACAACTTTATACAGAGGAAAAGGGTTGAATTCTTCAAGAAGGGTGATGTACGATGTCTCCAAGACTATTTCAAGCAAAAAAAACAGGAAAACAagcatttttttctcttcttttcgaACAAACGAAAAAGGAGAACTATGTGGTGTATTCTTTTGTGATGCAAATTCGAGAAGAGATTATGTATTATTTGGTGATGTTGTTTGTTTAGATACGACGTTCCGGACAAACAGTTACAACATGCTTTGTGCACTAATTATGGGGATAAACAACCATGGATAAATTACAATTTTTGGTTGTGGACTAATAGATGGTGAATCTTCAGATGTTGTGGTATGGTTGTTTAATACTTTTTTGGAAGCGATGGAAGAAAAGAGACCTACAAGTATATTTACTGATCAAGCACCAGGAATTTTGAAAACCATTCAACAGGTATTTCCAGATTCTCACCATGGATTATGTTTGTGGCATACAAGTCAAAACGCAGCTAAGTATTTGAATAAAACGTTTTCCAAATTTAAATCCTTTGCACTAGATTTTAAATCTTGCATATATAATCCGGAGACGATTGAAGAATTTGAACAAGACTGgaaaaaaatgtttgaaaaatatgAGCTCACAAAGAACGAGTGGTTACAAGGGATATATGATTTACGAGAAAAATGGGCTCAAGTTTACATCCATTCTTATTTTTGTTCCAGCATAACCACAACTCAACGAAGTGAGAGCATTAACAAGTTTCTTAAGTCCTACTTTTGCGATGGCAAGATTCTTCAACGAAAATTGGTTAACCAGTACTCCAAGACCATGATTGATAGGCGTGAAACGGCATTGCAAGCAGAATTTAATACACAACAAACGTCGCCTGATTTGAAATC
This DNA window, taken from Papaver somniferum cultivar HN1 unplaced genomic scaffold, ASM357369v1 unplaced-scaffold_133, whole genome shotgun sequence, encodes the following:
- the LOC113333664 gene encoding probable ethylene response sensor 1 — translated: MESCDCVETQWADELLMKYQYLSDFFIALAYFSIPMELIYFIHRSSFFPYRWVLMQFGAFIVLCGATHLINLWTYNTHSKTLAIVMTVAKVACAGVSCVTALMLVHIIPDLLSVKTRELFLKNKAEELDREMGLIRTQEETGRHVRMLTHEIRSTLDRHNILKTTLVELGRTLDLEECALWMPSRSGSTLQLSHTLRHQIPVGSTVQINLPIVTQIFNSNEAIRIPHNSPLARIRTTNGRFAPPEVVAVRVPLLHLSSFQIDDWPEHSAKSYAYAVMVLMLPTDSARKWHTNELELVEVVADQVAVALSHAAILEESMRARDLLMEQNVALDLARREAEMAIRARNDFLAVMNHEMRTPMQAIIALSSLLLEIESSPEQRAMVETVLKSSQLLETLINDVLELSRLEDGSLELDNEVFNLHGVFREVISLVKPVSTVKKIALTLILSPDLPVFAIGDEKRIMQTFLNILGNAVRFTKEGYVTAVASVAKPESLRDWRVPEFYPISIDGHFYLRVQVKDSGNGITLQDLPHIFTKFTDSRSGTNRSNEGAGLGLALCKRFVNLMDGHIWIESEGIDKGSTATFIVKLGVHDERSELSGNQSLPRARPI